GTTCGAATCGTTAAAGGACAAAAAAAACACCGCGTGACGTAGGTCTCGCGGCTCCGGAGGACGTGCGTCAGTTTCCCTGATCGGGTCCGGGACTCAGGGAATGTCCCAACAACACTCCGGAGACGAGAACGGCGTGCCTGCGTCAGAGACGAAGGTCTTCGGACGCGCGATGGACCGCGCTGCAGGGAATCTTCATGCCATTTTGATCCCTCCTTTGGTGGGATTCAACCCGGGGAGGACGGTCGAAACGAACTGCTGTGGTCATCGAGCCGTCCATGGTTTCTGCGTGCTGTGTTCCCGCGGGTGCGACGACGGTATCTACATATATACATTACGGATGCACTTATATACACTCCGGATGCACTTTTTCTTCGATACAATCGCAAAAAATCGTAAAACGCAGGATCTGGTCCAATCAGGTTCCTGTCTGGCTAACGTCGAAGCCCCGATCCGGTTCCCTCGATCTGCGATTCCAGGTCGTCCCGGGTGAACCAGTTGAGCGGTCCGGGAATGGAACAGGAAAGCAAAGCGGCGGCGCGACCGTACTGCAGGGCGGATTGGGTGCAGTCCTCCAGGTAGCCGAGGAGAAATCCGGCCGCAAAGGCGCTCAGCGCCCCGTCGGTATCGACCGCCTTGATCACCTCCGTTCGCTCCTCATAGGTCTCTCCGGACGGGGAAACCGCGACGGCGGACCAGTCCGCGGCTCCCTCGGCGGTCAAGCGATGCTCCACGACGGCCGCGTGCTTCGAATCGAACCGGTTCCGTACCAGGTCGGCCGCCGCGGTCATCGGGCCTTTGAAACTCCAAATCGTCTCCAGGGTCCGCCGGGTCGTCACAAGGATGGCCGCGGTTTCCACGAGGCCGAGCACGGTACTGCCGACCACGGTGTCGAGACGCTCCCCTTCAGGCACATCCAGCAGGACGCTGACCGGGTCGTCCGCGGCCAGGGCAGCCCCGAGGGCGGATTCCAGCCGGCCGGCGTTCGCGGCATCGAGCATCGGCGCCGTGAGATCCAGGTGAAGGACGGCCCCGTCGCGGGCCGCCGTCCAGTCCTCCGCATCGGGAGGGGCATCACGAAAGGCGGTACTTTCCATGTCGTACCAGCACCGGGCCGGCCGGGGCGCGCTGCCCGTCTCGGCGTAGCAAAGCCCGGTGCGGCCCCCGGGCACGCGGACCACGTGCCGGGTGTCCACGCCGTGCTCCCGGACCTTGTTGACGAGTTTCATGCCCAGGGGCGTGTCGCCCACGGCGGAAAGCCAGGCCGTCCGCTGGCCAAGCCTCGCGAGACCGACCGCCGCCTCCAGCGCGCCACCTGACACGGCCGCGTCGAAGCCGCCGGCCTGCTCGAACCGCTCCCGACCCCGCGGGGTAAGGCGCAGATATCCCTCGCCCCAGGTCACGACGTCGTACTTTTTACCGCGCTTCCTCATGGCCTGCGCTCCCGCCCGTCCTCTTCGATGGACTCCAGGAATTTCAGCGACTTAAGCTCCCGCCCGTCGTCCATCTGGTACAGGTAGAAGGCGCGGATTGCGCGCTGGATTTCCCGCCGGGACGTCCCGACGGGTTTCAGCCGGGGCAGATGCTCCAGCGGCATTTCGCGCACACGGGACAGCAACCGGGTGGTGCCCAGGGAGAGCTGCATGGCCTCGCCGTCCTGCGCCTGGCAGTCCCGGCACAGGATTCCGCCCAGGGACGGACTGAACCGGACCGAGGCTTCCTCCGGGCGCTCCCCGCAACCCAGGCAGGCGGTGAACTCCGGACCGGTGCCGTAGACATCGGCAAATTCGATCTGAAAGCGCCAGAACAGCATTTCGCACGCGTCCGCGGACAGCCGGTCGATCGCTTCAAGCGTGCGGAAAATCAGTCCGAAGAGTTGCTCGCCGGGCTCTTCGCCGAGGACGAGCCGGTTCACCAGTTCACAGACGGCGCTGGCATAGGCCACCTTCGTCAGGTCTTCCCCGATTCGCTTGAAGTACGGCCCCGCCTCGACCTTCGAGAGATTTTGCAGTTCACGGTTCTCGCGATGGTTGTACGATACGGTGATCACGCGAAGCGGTTGGAGCGAGGACGCCATCCTGCTCTTCGGTCGCCGCGCCCCGCGGGCCACGAGCTTCACCTTTCCGAACGCCCGTGCGTATACCGTGACCAGGAGACTGGTATCCCCCAGCGGGATTCGATTCAGAACGATGGCTTCCGAGGATCGTATGGCCATGAGGAGGCCCGGTGGTTCCCGGGAGGAAACCGTTTCAGCGGTCTGGATCGGACGTCCTGGCTTCGGTGGAATCCGTTTCAGCGGAATCTACTTCGGCGGAAAACGTTTCCGCGGGGAATCGGTATATCAACTCGTCCTCCCGGACCATGCCGTGTTCCTCCCGGGCCCGCCTCTCCAACTCGAAGCGCGTTTGGTCGTCCGTCTCGGCATCGCCCTCCAGTAGTTCCAGTTCGCCGGTCAGCACGCGCTCCCGGGATTCCAGTTCCTTCAAGTCGGCCTGCAGCCGGGATCGCTGCTCCCTGAGTTTCCACATGTTGTACCAGCCGTAACTGCCGCCGATATAGACGTAGCCGAACACGACGGCGATCACGCCGAGGACGATCCACCTCAGCCGGGTCCGCTTCCGGGGCCGCCGCCGCCCGGCCGCAAACGCCCTCGAGGCATCGGATTCCGCCGAGGCATCGGACGCCCTCGAGGCATCGGATTTGAAAGGCCCCTTATCGGTCATGGGACGTGCTCCGCCTATGAAGCCCGGCGCAGGACGGACCGGCCCGCGTACCTGGCCCGGTCGCCGAGTTCTTCTTCGATCCGCAGCAGCTGGTTGTACTTCGCGGTCCGCTCGGAACGGCAGAGGGAACCTGTCTTGATCTGGCCGGCCGATTTAGCCACCGCGATGTCCGCGATCGTCGTGTCTTCCGTTTCCCCGGACCGGTGGGAGATTACTGCCGTGTATCCCGATGACTGCGCCATGTCGATGGCTTCGAAGGTCTCCGTCAGCGTGCCGATCTGGTTGATCTTGATCAGAATGCTGTTGGCGACGCCGCTTCGGATGCCCCGGGAAAGCCGGCCGGTGTTCGTCACGAAGAGGTCGTCGCCGACGAGCTGCACCTCATCGCCGAGCCGGTCGGTAAGCCGCTTCCACCCGTTCCAGTCGTCCTCCGCCACGCCGTCTTCGATGGAAACGACGGGATACCGGCCGGCCAGGTCCGCATAGTATTCGATCAGCTCCTCCGCGGTTTTCTCGGGCCGGGCTTCCGCTTCCAGCCGGTATATGCCCTGTTCGTGGAACTCCGAGGCCGCTGCGTCGAGGGCGATCGCCACGTCGGCGCCCGGCTCGTAACCGGCGTCGGAAATGCCCGACATCAGCATCTCGACGGCCTCCGCATTCGATGAGAGGTCCGGGGCGAAACCGCCTTCGTCGCCCACGGAGGTCGCGTACCCGTTTTTCAGGAGCACCGCCTTGAGGCTGTGGAAGACCTCGGCGCCCATGCGCAGTGCTTCGGCGAAGGTGGAAGCGCCCACGGGCATGATCATGAACTCCTGCAGGTCGACGTTGTTGTCGGCGTGGGATCCCCCGTTGAGGATATTCATCATGGGGACGGGGAGCATGCAGGCCCGGTCGCCTCCGAGGTACCTGTACAACGGCAGGCCGGCCGCCTCCGACGCCGCGCGGGCCACCGCCAGCGACACGCCTAGAATGGCGTTGGCGCCGACGACGTCCTTGTTGTCCGAACCGTCGAGTTCGATCATGGCGCGGTCCACCCCGGCCAGGTCGGTTCCGTCCCGGCCTCGCAGCGCCGCGGCGATTTCATCGTTGACGCTGGCGACGGCGCCGAGCACGCCTTTGCCGAGGTAGCGCGAACCGTCGCCGTCACGGCGCTCGTGCGCCTCGAGGGCGCCCGTCGAAGCGCCCGACGGGACAATCGCCCGCCCGAAGGCGCCGCAGGACAGCCGCACCTCGGCCTCGACCGTGGGGTTCCCCCTGGAGTCCAGGATCTCTCGACCTCGAATGGAAACGATATCTGTCATGCGGTTACTTTCCGTGTCGCGGTCCGGACGCAATTCACTGCTTCAACCGCTCCATATGTTAACGGCTCCGGGCCATGCGTCAAGGACAAGAAGGAAAGCGTCACGGCGACTGTTCTTCAGGCGTCTGAAGTTCCCTGAGCTGGCGGGTCACCCGGGCCAGTTCGATCAGCATTTCCTCCATGCGCGCCGCGTATTCCCCGGGGTCTTCCTGTTCCTTCCGGGCTCTGAGCTCGTCTATACTCCAACGCAGATCCTCCATGCGCGCCTGCAGCGCCTGCCCTCCAGGCGTAACGGTCCCGGCGGCGGCTTCCGGTCCGCCTGGACCGCGTCCGAAGTATATCCTGCCGGCCAGCGTCCCGTCCGTACCACCGGGTCCCGGTTCCCGGGTACCCCTACCGTCGCCGTTGTCGTCCAGCAGGGCGTGCTCGGTTGCCAGCAGCCCCTGGCCGTCGTACCACTCCGCGGTCTTGTTCCTCGCATAGACAAAGGACTCCAGTACGGAGACCCGTCCGTCCTTGTCCAGGTCTCCCGCCTGAGCTTTCAGCGCGTCGAGCAGGTGCTCCGGGAAGACCGTGGACAGCCGTTCGGCGCCGCTTTTGGTCGCCGTTACGATCACGCGGCCCGGACCGGTGAGCGCGTCGATGAAAGGCGCGCTGGAACTCGCGCCGTTCACCACGACCGTGTACCGGGCCTCGATCTCGCCGAGCGCGTCGCGAAGCGTGTCCGCCGTCAGGTCGGGGCCGGGTATGTTCAATCTGGGGCCCGTGCCCGTGGCGCTGCCATGGCCGATCAGCAGGACGAACAGATCGTCGCCGGGACGCACCAGGCGCGCAAGCTCGGCCAGGACGGCGCGGATCTCCTCGAGCGTGGACTTCACGGCCGGGGGGCCGCCTGCGGCGTCAGGATCCTCGACCAGCAGGTACAACCGGTCTTCCGGGAAACCATGTTCGACCTTCAATACCTCGAAGAAGCCGCGCGCCCAGGTCAGATGCTGGTCCACGTACTTCTGTTCGCCGCCGAGACCCGCGATCACCAGTCCGTATCGCACGCCCGACGATGGACCCGCGTGCTTCTTGTCCTGAGGACCGGCCGCATGAGCCCTTTCCGTAGCCGGACGGGCCGCAGGTTGCAGCGAGTCGGCCGCTGGGCGCGGAGGACCGGCCGCATGAGTCGGCAACCACACGGCCGGCACCAACCCCGCGGACAGCAGGCAAGCGGCCAGCAGGGAAGCGGTCATGCCCTTTGCCAGGCAGACCATGCCCATCACGACAGTCCTTTCTGGCGTCTCAGGAACCATTCGGCGCTCAGGAAGAGCAGTATGGCCGCGAACAGGAAGGGGGCGTCCCGCAGGTCCCTTTCGCGGATCGAAGTAGCCGTATCCTCGACGGGCTCGATCAATTCCGTGAGCTGTCCCGCATCGGACAGGGGCAGGTACACGCCGCCCGTGGACGCCGCGAGCCTTTCGAGTTCTTCCCGGCGAAGCCCCGCGTTCGTGAATTCGGTGGCCGATGGCGCCACGGTAAACCCGGTCTGATCGCGCAGCAACTCGCCATCCCCGGAACGGACCGACACCTCCACTTTGTGCATTCCGCCCAGTGAGGGCCGGAACTCGCCCCCGTACATTCCGCTCTTTCCCAGGGCCCGCTCGAGCCGCACGGCCTCCGTGCGGCCGGCGGGGCCCGTTACGTCGGCCCACACTTCGGCGCCGTCCACCGGTTCGAATTCCGGGTCGAACAAGCGGCTTTCGATGACCACCGGCTCGTGTCCGCCGTAGTTCGTCCGGTCCGTGGCGACCGATACCCGCCCGGGGGCGTACAGGGCGGTCCAGCGGACCATCTGGCGCCAGAACCGTTCGTGCGACTGATCTTCCGACGGAAGATGCATCTGCCAGCGCCACGTGCTGAAACCGGTAAAGGCCATGGATCGCCCTCTTCCGTAACGCTGAACCGCCAGGATCACGTTCGACCCTTCCAGCGCGTCCGCCATCGGGTCGATCGCCAGCACGGCGGCACCGGGTTTCGCACCTCCGATCCGGTTGTAACCGATCAGTTCCGGCAACTCGCTCCAGATCGTATTGTTTTCTTCCCGGGTAGACCCGAAACGGAGCAGAGGATGGTCGATCCCTTCCGCGTCCGGTTCAAGGAGAAAAGCGTGGTCGACGATGCCCATGGCCCAGTCTTCGCCGGTGAGCCGAACCGGCAGCACGTCCTCGATCGGCGTTCCCGCGTACCCGCCTTCCCGGAAGGAACTCAGTCCGCCCATCATCAGGAAGCCGCCGCCGCGGTCACTCACGAAGGCCTCGGTGAGCCGCAGCTGCTCGGGCGTGAACCAGTCCGCCTCGATATCCCCGAAAACGACAGCGTCATAGGCAAACAGCTCCTCGCGGCTCCTGGGGTACCCCGCCGTCAGTTCCTGCTTCGGATCCCGGATGCCCTGGCGGTAGATCCTTCCGTCCGGTGAGATCCGGACTATCGAGACCAGATCGATCCTGGGGTCTTCCTCCAGGGCTCTTCGAATGAACTTGAACTCCCTCCGGGGATATCCCTCCACGTAGAGGACCCGTCCGGTTTTCGACCGGTTGTCCAGCAGGAAGGCCTGCGCGTTGTTCTCCGCGATGGTCTCCGCGTTCTGCGGAGCGACTTCGGCCGAATATTCGAGAATGCCCGGCGATTCCGGCGAGAGAAACACCTGGACCCGCTGGATGTCGCCGTCCCCGCCCAGGCGCACCGGCACCGTCTCGACCACGCGACCGCCCTCCCTGATGTTCAGGTCGACGGACCGGCCCGAATACCCCGAACTGCGAAGGGTGACGACGAGGTCGGTTATGGTACCCTCCGTGACCCTGTCCGAGGCGGCTACCTTGAGAATCTCCACGTCCCGGTCGATCCGTTCCCGGCCTACGCCCACGGCATGGACCGGCGTGTCCTGCGATGCGAGGTACGCGGCCGCGTTGGCCAGCTTGTCCGTACCCGTGCCCGTATTGTCCGCGCCGTCGGTCACCAGCACCACGGCGGCCACGGGCAGGTCCCTGAACTCGCCGGCGGCCTGTGCGAGCGCGCCCGCCATGTCCGTCGCGGTCCCGGAAGCTTCCAGCTCTCCGATACCCGGGACCCGTTCGGTCCGGTCCGCGAACCGGTAGGACCTCAGCCTGAACTGTGCGGCGAGTTCTTCGAGCAGTCCATCATCCCCGAACCGGCGCTTCACCGCTTCCACGCGCGAAAGGCCTTGCGCCGCGTCCTGGATGCCCATGCTCCCGGAGTCGTCGAACAGCATCAGGAGGAAACCCCGGCGGGGCGAGACCTCGGACGACACGATGACGGGTTCCATGAGACAGAACACGACCAGCAACAGGGGCAGTATCTTCAGCCCGGTGAGCAGGGATTTCATCGGCGTAGAGGTCGCCACGGGCATGCGGCGGTAGAACAGGACGACAAGCCCGGCCACGGACAGGGCGAAAAGGACGATGACCCAGAAAGGGATCGTGGTTCTGAATGACAGGTGCTCGGACGCCCCGATCAGGCCGAGCGCGTAAAGGAACGTATCGATCACGGTGTTTACCAGGTGGGGTTACCATCGAACGGGAAGCGACGGTCCGGCCGGGCAGCCCGCCAGGGAGCGCCGCCGGCCCCGTATAGACATCGGTATTGAAAAGGTAAACGGGCGGAACTGTCAATACAAATAAGGCGTCCGGCGTGCCGGAGCAGGCTATGCTGGAAGTGCCGTCGGATGCCGCAGAAAGACCGGCCTGAAAGCCCTTGACAGCGCGGGGGAGCATACCTAATTTCCCCGAACCGCCTGTGGCGCGGGGAAGGCCCGGAGACGCGCAACAGAGTCCGCAATGCCCACGACGAAAGGAGTCGCGATGAAACGGATCATACCGGTGATTGCCGCCTGCTTCGTGATGACGGTCCTGGTCGACGCAACCGTGGACGCCCAGCGCACCCCCCAGAACGTCCAGGTCCTGACGGATCTCTCGACCCGGGATATACGCGAATACATGAAGTCGGTCAGCAGCGGCATCGGGGAAAAGTGCGACTACTGCCACAATCTGAAAGACTACGCCAGCGACGAAAAGGAAACGAAACTTATCGGCCGCGAGTTCATCAGGCTCGTGGAGCAGGTCAACGAGCAGGTGACGGCCATCAACAGCAACGTCATGAAGAAGGAAGACCTGCAGCTGGTAACCTGCTACACCTGCCATGCCGGTGAACTCACCATCATTTCCGAAGAGTAGGCATCCTTCGCTTTTCGCAACCTTCGAACCAGACGGGGTCAGACAGACGTGACAAGATACGCGGCGATCCCATTGCTGATGGGCCTCGTCCTGGCGCCCTTTACATCGGCATCGGCCCAATCACAGGAAGGCGCCTTCGAAGGCAGCCTCGACTTCAGCGTGGCGTTCAGCGGCGGCAACATGCAGGAACGTGCCCAGGTCACCATGCTGGTGCCCGAGTCGTACACCCTCTACATCAAGGGCGGCCAGACCAAGATCCTCATGCGGGGCGGCATGATCGGCCTGACGATGGGTGAAGTCATCATTGACGGCTCGTCGGGCCGCGGATTCGTCATCAGCCACATGAACAGCAAGGCCTACGAGATCGTCGCGGACCCGAACCTGAAAGAGCGGGCCGCGCCGGTCATCGTCGACGAGAACGAAACGACCGTCATCGCCGGCTACGAATGCAGGAAGTACAGAATCACCCGGGCCAATCCTTCCGGCGCGATGACCCAGTACATGTGGGTCACCGACGCGATCCAGCTGGACCTGGCCGCTTCCCTCGGAAACGCGTTGAAGGACAGCATGCCCTTCTGGACCGAGGGCCTGTCCGGATTCCCGCTGCGGATCACCACGTCCTTCCCCGGGACGGCCATGTCCATGACCCTGACCGCGACCGACGTAAAACCCCACGTCGTCGACCCGTCCATATTCGTCGTCCCGGCCGGTTACGCCATCGAGGCCATCAACCCGGGGCAGCTTTTCGGAAGATGACGCGGGCCGCCCAGCCTGATTCCACGGTAAACGCGTGAACGGGGCGTGGCCCCGGCGCCGGGAGTCGTCATGAAAATCGCATCCGTCGATCAGTTCTTCCCCCGTCACCGGACTCGCCTCGTCAGGATCACCACGGACACGGGCCTTGAAGGCTGGGGAGAGTCCACCCTCGAAGGGAAGCCCGAGAGCGTGGAAGGCGCGGTGCGTGAGCTTGCCGACTATCTCC
This genomic stretch from Gemmatimonadota bacterium harbors:
- a CDS encoding phosphopyruvate hydratase codes for the protein MTDIVSIRGREILDSRGNPTVEAEVRLSCGAFGRAIVPSGASTGALEAHERRDGDGSRYLGKGVLGAVASVNDEIAAALRGRDGTDLAGVDRAMIELDGSDNKDVVGANAILGVSLAVARAASEAAGLPLYRYLGGDRACMLPVPMMNILNGGSHADNNVDLQEFMIMPVGASTFAEALRMGAEVFHSLKAVLLKNGYATSVGDEGGFAPDLSSNAEAVEMLMSGISDAGYEPGADVAIALDAAASEFHEQGIYRLEAEARPEKTAEELIEYYADLAGRYPVVSIEDGVAEDDWNGWKRLTDRLGDEVQLVGDDLFVTNTGRLSRGIRSGVANSILIKINQIGTLTETFEAIDMAQSSGYTAVISHRSGETEDTTIADIAVAKSAGQIKTGSLCRSERTAKYNQLLRIEEELGDRARYAGRSVLRRAS
- a CDS encoding DUF4412 domain-containing protein — translated: MTRYAAIPLLMGLVLAPFTSASAQSQEGAFEGSLDFSVAFSGGNMQERAQVTMLVPESYTLYIKGGQTKILMRGGMIGLTMGEVIIDGSSGRGFVISHMNSKAYEIVADPNLKERAAPVIVDENETTVIAGYECRKYRITRANPSGAMTQYMWVTDAIQLDLAASLGNALKDSMPFWTEGLSGFPLRITTSFPGTAMSMTLTATDVKPHVVDPSIFVVPAGYAIEAINPGQLFGR
- a CDS encoding septum formation initiator family protein; protein product: MTDKGPFKSDASRASDASAESDASRAFAAGRRRPRKRTRLRWIVLGVIAVVFGYVYIGGSYGWYNMWKLREQRSRLQADLKELESRERVLTGELELLEGDAETDDQTRFELERRAREEHGMVREDELIYRFPAETFSAEVDSAETDSTEARTSDPDR
- a CDS encoding c-type cytochrome, with protein sequence MPTTKGVAMKRIIPVIAACFVMTVLVDATVDAQRTPQNVQVLTDLSTRDIREYMKSVSSGIGEKCDYCHNLKDYASDEKETKLIGREFIRLVEQVNEQVTAINSNVMKKEDLQLVTCYTCHAGELTIISEE
- the recO gene encoding DNA repair protein RecO, with product MAIRSSEAIVLNRIPLGDTSLLVTVYARAFGKVKLVARGARRPKSRMASSLQPLRVITVSYNHRENRELQNLSKVEAGPYFKRIGEDLTKVAYASAVCELVNRLVLGEEPGEQLFGLIFRTLEAIDRLSADACEMLFWRFQIEFADVYGTGPEFTACLGCGERPEEASVRFSPSLGGILCRDCQAQDGEAMQLSLGTTRLLSRVREMPLEHLPRLKPVGTSRREIQRAIRAFYLYQMDDGRELKSLKFLESIEEDGRERRP